Below is a genomic region from Methanolobus sediminis.
AAAGCTCAGATGTATGGATGGCGTCGTGAGGATGGGCAGAATTCCCGGATCAATGAAAAAGAAAACATGGATACGGGAAGGAGATATTGTAATTGCAGTCCCCTGGGACTTCCAGAACGAGAAAGCAGACGTAATATGGAAATATACACGTCCACAGGTAAACTGGCTTGAGCGCAAAGGATACCTGAAAGGGTAAAACAGAACATGAAAAAAGAAGTTACAAGCAAAGTAAAACGCATTGATACCGAAGTCGATAAATCAAGGATGAGACGCAAAGACACTGACACTCTTAAAGTAAAAGAGAATGTCTTTGACGAACCAACCTTAAAGACCCTTTATACATTATCTAATAAAGGAATAATAGAAGCAATTGGAGGATCCATCAGCACAGGAAAAGAAGCAAATGTATTCCTTGCTGAAGATGCTGAAAAAGACATAGCTGTGAAGATATACAGAATATCTTCAAGCACCTTCAATTCAATGGAGGACTACATCCTCGGAGACCCGCGTTTCAGAAACGTGAGACATTCGAAACGCGACATAATATTTGCATGGACAAAAAAAGAACAAAGAAACCTAGTACGTGCAAAAGAAGCGGGTCTTAAAGTACCTGAACCCATTGTGGCAGAACGCAACATCCTAGTAATGGAATTTATGGGAGAGGAAGGAATACCCTACCCACAATTAAAAGACTATAAGATGGAAAAAGAGGCTGCAAAGGAAGCATTCAATACAATCATCAATTACATTGATCTCCTGTACAACGAAGCAAACCTGGTTCATGGAGATCTGAGCGAGTATAACATACTCATAATACCTGAAACAGACGAACCCGTATTCATAGATATGGGCCAGTCAGTTACCAGGGAACATCCGCGATCAATAGAATTCCTGATAAGAGATATCGAGAACATAGTACGCTATTTCAAAAAATATAGCATTAACGAAGATCCACACCAGCTGTATACATCGATCAGGAACAAAGAAGCTAAAAACGAAGAAAATGACCTATAACTTACAAAGGTAGACAATTATGACACATATCAAAGTTCCTAAAGACAGAGTTGGCGCAATAATCGGACCAAAAGGTCGCGTCAAACAGATAATAGAAGAGAAATCAACAGCAAGTCTGGATATTGACAGTGAAGAAGGAACTGTAGAGATCATACCAGGAGATGACCCGGTCGGAGCTATGAAAGCGGAGGATGTGATCAATGCAATTGCAAGAGGATTCAATCCTGACAAAACATTCACAATGTTCGATGATGACATGCTGATGCTTGAAGTCATTGACCTTTCAAAACATACAGGAACGCAAAAAGAACTGTTGCGCCTTAAAGGAAGGATCATAGGAAAAGGCGGCAAGACACGTGAAATAACTGAAAGGCTGATAGGCGTGAAAATGTCAGTCTATGGAAAGACAGTTAGCGTGATTGGCACTCCTGAACAAAATCAAATAGCCAGAACCGCAATTGAGATGCTCATTGAAGGAGCGAATCACGGAAGTGTTTACAGCTACTTGGAAAAGAAAAGACAGGAACTACTCCAGTCACAGCTTGATTACTATTAAATAAAACAAACCATTTAGAGATATACGAATAGTATATCTCACCAAAAATATTAAAGCTCTAAAGCCCTAATAACAATCGGAGGACAGATGAGAGGATATATCAACAGTTCCGAGATTAGGACATACACAGCTTTTGTACTGATTCTACTCCCAACAGCAGCCCTTTGTTATAAAGGACACATTGCACTGGGAACAATAAGTTCCTTTGCACTGATGATTATCCTTTTTGCCATGCTTCTTGGATCCATCGTTGATATCCCGTTGTTCACAACAAGATCCAAAAAACCTGAACAACTGTTCAGATATGCACCAATCCTTGAAGATATATATTCAGTGCCTGTCGTAAAAGAACTAAACATCGGAAAGGACAGGGTTTTCAATACAACAATAACCGCGAACCTTGGCGGTGCAATTATTCCTGCACTTGCAACAATATACCTCTTGCTGACACAACCAAACAACACAGCGCTGGAAATTATGCTCATTGTCGTAGTTGCAGTTAGCCTTCTTTCAGAAATGATGGGAGGAATCGGCCTCATAATCCCGGATTATATAGGCCTTATAGCATTACCATTCTCACTGATAGTTTCTCCCGAAAATGCCGCATCGGTCACATTCATTGCAGGAGTTGGCGGGATACTTACCGGAAATATAATCTCAGTACTCACGTTCAACAAAGAAAAAACAGGTAGCGCCTTTATCAGCATAGGCGGTGCCGGTACCTTTAAAGCAATATACCTGACAACAATTGTTGCCAGTTTATTATCATTCTTCGTCCATTGACATTTCAAGCCTCTCAGCCCTACGCTTTTCAATTCTGTCCTGCAGAACCTTTGAAGGAAGGTTGAGAGCCCTGTATTTGGCTATGCCATTGTTTGTGAACCTGAATGGCTGAGGCGTATGATCCAAACGTGTTGCCCTCATTTTCTGAACTGCCATCACAGGCATTGGAGTTGTATCAATATCATTTGTCTGAATGAAGTCAAGGAAAATAACACCATCTCCAAGGAAATCAAAGTCGTCATACTCCTTGACTTCTATCCCATGGGATTTCTCAGTAACAAGAATAGCAGTAGTCTGATTCTTCTTTAGCAAACGATGAAGTCCACGCCACGAAGATGATGTTCTGAAATCACTTGGTGCCGTAAGGATATTCATTGAATCAAAAACAACCCTTTCAGGTTTATGGGAATCAATTATCTCCATCATCTCTTCTGATGTCAGCATAGAGATTCCGAATATTTCAAGATAGCCATCATCGATGAACTTACCAACATCCCACCCAAATCTTGCAAAATGCTGAACTAATTGCTGCGCCCTCTCCTCAAATGAGAAAAAGATACATCGTTCACCATTCTTTACCCCCTCTATGAGATACTGCATTGAAAAAGTAGTCTTGCCAGTACCGGGAGGACCAGTCACAACGACGGCGAACCCTTTGGGAAATCCACCCTCCAGAAAATCATCCAATCCTGGTATCCCAGTTGGGACTCTCTTGATGATACGGTCAATATTCTGAGTATCAAGTTTGGCCTTGAAACGTGTAGAATCAAGATTGAGAAGTGCCTTTTCAAGCACAACATTCTTTGCACCAAGTTCTTTCTCGTATCGCTCAAGAACCTTAATAGCGTCTGCGCTCAACGTAGTATGAATAGGGAATTTGGTTTTCATCACACCACCATATGTACATAATATGCGATTATTATATTTAAAATGTTATGGTATTGTGAACACACATTCAAAATTATGAACATATCTATTCAGAGTCACCTGATGTAAAACCTCTGCCCGGAAGGAAATTTCCTCGACCCCTTGGTGCAATCAGGTCACCATCCCACACAAGTTCACCACGGGCAATAGTATATTCCGGGAAAATACCATCCATACCTTCATAAGGAGTCCATCCTGCCTTGCTATGGAGCTCATCACCCTTGATCTCAGTAACCTTGGAATGATCAACTATAATGATATCAGCATCATACCCTTCTGCAAAATTACCTTTTAAGAACCGATCTAGGCCAAATATCCTTGCAGGATTCTTACTTGTCACATCAATCATGCGCCCCAGCGGCAGAAGATTCCTTTTTACTGCAACAAGCATCAACGGGATCAGAGTCTCAACACCCGGAACTCCGGAAGGTGCACTCTTGATATCCACATCTTTTTCAGCCTCAGTATGTGGTGCATGATCCGATGCAACTACATCAATGGTGCCATCATTTAAGGAATTCAGCAACATCTTTACACTTCTGCGATCCCTCAGAGGCGGATTCATCCGGCCAAATGAACCAAGACGATCCCAGTCTTTGGTTGAAAGGAACAGATGATGCGGCGCAGCTTCACTTGTAATTGAGGGAGCAATGCCCTCTTTAGAATCAAGATAGCGTTCCTTGCGCAGAAGACCAACTGATTCCATGGCACTTATGTGACAGAAATGTGCCTTTATCCCATTTTTTCTTATCAGCTTGATTGCCTTCTCAACGGCAAGTGCCTCACAATAATTAGGACGTGCGCGGGAGTGAGAATCCGGAGCATAGTCATCCTTAAGGAAAGCCTCGCATTCCAGCCTGATCTTATCATCTTCCGCATGAATACATGGAAGCGCATCAAGCTGCTTCAGCACACCCAGTGCTTCATCAAGACATTTTTCATCAATATTGAGAGCACCAGTAGATTCTGCCATGAAGATCTCACCAAATGCAGTGGCGCCACTCTTCCATAACTCCGGAAGTTTTTCAATATTCCCAGTCACTCCACCATATAGTCCGAAATCAACTATAGAATTACGATTTGCGATCTTAAGCTTGTCCTTGAATGTCTTCTTATCAATAGTCGGAGGGATAGTATTAGGGTGGTCGATAACAGTAGTGATCCCACCAGCTGCGGCAGAGCAGGATCCTGTATACCAGTCTTCTTTTTCAATCAAGCCAGGGTCACGGAAATGGACATGGACATCAATACCAGCAGGAAGGGTAAGTGAACCCTTGGCATCAATGACCTGGTTCAACCGCTGAACATCTATCTCTTTTGCAATACGGGATATCTTTCCATCCTCAATAAGAACCTCTGCAGGTTGAAGATAATTGTTGACAAAGACTTTGGTGTTCTTGATAAGAATATCAGACATAGTGTCCTATATTCCTATTGAAGTATATGCTTTTTATGATAGAGCACTCAATGATAAAATATTGAGCAAATATATAGCTACATAGTAACTATATAGGCAATATATACGGCTATCAAGAATATAGTAGTATATATTGTACTTACATAACCCTTATGTATCGATTTTGTAATGGTTCACTGACAAGTTACGTAGAATCCATAACTAAATGGTGAACCAGAATATGATATCAGGAAAATTATTCAAAAACATTTCACTTTGTTTCGTGGTAATGTTAATTATTGCAGCTGCATTCATTGGAATCGGTTGTGTAGATAACGGAGATACAACTACAGAAGACACTGCAGCAGATGATGCAGCTACTGGCGCTACAGGAAGCATTATGATCAAAGGATCAGACACAGTACTTCCACTTTCACAGGCAGAAGCTGAAGAATTCATGATTGAAAACCCTGACGCAGACATCACAGTCATTGGCGGAGGATCAGGTGTTGGAATTGCAGCACTCGTTGATGGCGAAGTCGATATTGCAATGGCTTCAAGACAGATCAAGGACTCAGAAATTGAAAATGCAGAAGCTAACGGCATTTACCCTGTAGAACAGGTAATTGCATGGGATGGAATTGCAGTAGTCGTAAACCCTGAAAACCCAGTAACTGAACTCACTTTTGACCAGCTCAAGGCAATCTACAACGGTAGCATAAGCAATTGGGCAGATGTCGGCGGTGATGACCTTGAAATCACAGTAATCACCCGTGACAGCAGCTCTGGAACATATGCATACTTCAAGGAAGAAGTACTCCTTGATGAAGAATACCGTGCTGATGCACTTGTACAGCCAGCAACCGGTGCAATCGTGCAGGAAGTAGGACAGAACACAGGAGCAATCGGCTACATAGGTTATGCATACCTTGATGACACAGTCACAGCACTTGCACTTGATGGCGGAGATGGCTTTGTAGAAGCTACCCCAGAGAATATCATGGCAGGAAACTACCCACTTGCAAGACCTCTCCACTACTACACAGATGGTGAGCCAACAGGACTTACAAAAGAATACATAGGCTATGTGATGAGTACTGCAGGACAGGAAATAGTATCTGACGTAGGATACTTCCCAGTAAACTAAAAACAATACAGGTATCAGAGGAATAGATGTTAAATAGATACCTGAAGGAAAAGGGCATTGAGTCACTCCTCTTTGCATCCGGGGCAGTGGCAGTTGTTGTCCTTTTCCTCCTTTGTATATTTTTATTCCGCGATGGAGTATTATTATTTGAAAATTATCCGGTCACTAGTTTTTTAACCGACACTAAATGGTTCCCAACAGCGGACCCGGAACATTTCGGACTACTGCCACTGTTCCTTGGATCATTGATAGTAACTGTTGGAGCAATATTATTCTCAGTTCCACTTGGACTGGCAGCAGCAATATATATTTCAGAACTTGCTAATCCCAAAGTTGCCAATTTCCTTAAACCAATCACAGAAATACTTGCAGGAATCCCATCTGTGGTCTACGGTTTCTTTGGTCTTGTTATACTAGTACCAATTGTACAGAAGACACTGGGACTCCCAACTGGCCAGACGGCACTTACAGGTTCGATCATGTTAGGCATTATGGCTTTGCCTACGATCATATCCATTTCAGAAGATGCTATTAGTGCAGTCCCAAGATCTATCAAAGAAGGATCACTTGCACTGGGCTCCACAAGATGGCAAACAATATACAAAGTAACAGTTCCTGCAGCTCTTTCAGGAATATCTGCAGCTGTTATGCTTGGAATTGGAAGAGCGATTGGCGAAACAATGACCGTAATGATGGTCACAGGAAACTCAGCCGTAATACCAGGATTTCCCTCTGGCCTTTTTGAACCAGTCAGAACAATGACAGCAACAATCGCCCTTGAGATGGGAGAAGTCCCACAGGGAAGCGATCACTTTCATGCACTCTTTGCAATCGGTTCTGTACTTTTCATTACTACATTCATAATCAACATCATAGCCAACTATATAAAAAGGAGATATAGGTTCGACCTGTGATAACCATGTTTTCCAATGCAAAAACAAATGAAAAAATAGCCTTCGGGTTATTGAAATTAGCAACGGGACTGGTTGTTCTCTTTGTACTGGTAATCCTTTATTACATAGTATCCAACGGATACAGTGCCTTAAGTATCGAGTTCATTACTGAAATGCCAAGGCATAGAATGACAGAAGGTGGAATATACCCTGCCATAATAGGTACAACATACCTCATTATAGGATCAATAGCTGTTGCACTGCCACTTGGAATGCTTTCTGCTATTTACCTAACAGAATATGCAAAACCCGGGAAAACAACCTGGGCAATTGAAATGGCCATCAGCAACCTTGCTGGAACACCATCCGTCGTTTTCGGACTGTTCGGACTTGCAATGTTTGTAAAGTATCTTGACTTTGGCCCCTCAATCCTTTCTGCATCCCTGACACTTGCACTGCTGATACTTCCAGTGATAATCAGAGCTAGCCAGGAAGCGCTTCTCACAGTACCAAAAGAATACAGGGAAGCATCACTTGCACTTGGAGTTACCAAGTGGGAAACTATCAGAAGAGTAGTTCTTCCAGCTGCAATCCCTGGAATGATAACCGGAGCAATCCTCAGTATCGGAAGAGTTGCAGGCGAAACTGCACCAATCCTGCTTACAGGAGCAGCATATTTCCTGCCAAGACTCCCAGATTCAATTTATTCACAATTTATGGCACTGCCATACCACCTTTATGTGCTTGCAACGTCGGGCACCAACATTACCCAGACCAGACCAATACAATACGGTACAGCCTTGATACTGCTAATAATCGTACTAAGTGTGAACGTCGTTGCGGTAACTGTAAGATCACACTACAGAAAAAAGCTCAAAAGATAATCCAATCAAAGCCTAATTCAATATCAGACTAAGAGGATAACATATGCCAGAAATTTATGACAACGGGACCGAAATTGAGGTAAAGAACCTTAACCTCTGGTATGGAGATAACCATGCGCTCCATGACATATCAATCGATATCCCAAAGAATAGTGTAACCGCTTTTATTGGCCCATCCGGATGTGGAAAATCCACGTTCCTCAGATGCCTTAACAGGATGAATGATCTTATTCCCAGTTGCAGGATAGAAGGTAATGTCAATATTAGTGGAGAGGACATATACACAAAGGGTACAGATGTTGTAGATCTCAGAAAAAAAGTAGGAATGGTTTTCCAGAAACCAAATCCATTCCCAATGTCAATTTTTGACAACATTTCCTATGGACCAAAGATTCATGGTTTTAGCAAAAAAGAGATGCCAGCAATAGTTGAAAACGCCCTCAAATCAGGAGCACTCTGGGAAGAGATATCAGACAGGCTTGATGCTTCTGCACTTGACCTTAGTGGTGGTCAGCAACAGAGATTGTGTATCGCAAGGACACTTGCAGTTAAACCGGAAGTGATACTTTTCGACGAACCTTGTAGTGCACTTGACCCAATATCCACAAGCAAGATCGAAGATCTCATCCTTGAGCTGAAAAAAGATTACACAATTGTCATTGTAACACATAATATGCAACAGGCTGCCAGGATATCAGACTACACAGCATTCTTCCTGCTGGGCGACCTGATAGAATTTGGTAAAACAAACCAGATTTTTGAAAATCCTCAGAAAAAAGAAACAGAAGATTATATCACTGGCAGATTCGGGTGAAATTAAATGACAAGGGACTTATTTCAGCAAAATATGGGAACGCTTAAAGGATACATTATTGAAATGGGAAATTTATCCAATGAGGCAATACTCGGATCAATACAGGTACTCAAAACACATGATCCTGAACTTGCAGACCTGATTTACCAGGGTGATGAGATAATTGACGACTATGAACTGAAAGTCGAAAAATGTACGACACAACTGATAGCACGCCAGAATCCAACAGCCGGAGATATGAGACTAATAATTTCCTGCTTCAAGATAGCTATTGATCTGGAGAGAATGAGTGACCTTGCTGTGGATATTGCTAACGTTGCCAAATGTATGGAAAAAGAACATACAGAGCACCTGGACAATATTCTGAAAATGGCTGAAATATGTGATGAGATGCTACAACAGACAATCAAGGCCTTTGAGACACTTGACCATGAACTGGCAGCATCTACAGCCTTAAAAGACGAAGAAGTTGATAAACTATTTTATGGAACACAAAACAGGCTTATTGAATCGATGATGGGCGATAAAGCACTCATTACCAATGCATCACACCTCCTACTGGTACTCCGCTACCTTGAGAGGTTTGGAGACCA
It encodes:
- the pstC gene encoding phosphate ABC transporter permease subunit PstC; translated protein: MLNRYLKEKGIESLLFASGAVAVVVLFLLCIFLFRDGVLLFENYPVTSFLTDTKWFPTADPEHFGLLPLFLGSLIVTVGAILFSVPLGLAAAIYISELANPKVANFLKPITEILAGIPSVVYGFFGLVILVPIVQKTLGLPTGQTALTGSIMLGIMALPTIISISEDAISAVPRSIKEGSLALGSTRWQTIYKVTVPAALSGISAAVMLGIGRAIGETMTVMMVTGNSAVIPGFPSGLFEPVRTMTATIALEMGEVPQGSDHFHALFAIGSVLFITTFIINIIANYIKRRYRFDL
- a CDS encoding RAD55 family ATPase — translated: MKTKFPIHTTLSADAIKVLERYEKELGAKNVVLEKALLNLDSTRFKAKLDTQNIDRIIKRVPTGIPGLDDFLEGGFPKGFAVVVTGPPGTGKTTFSMQYLIEGVKNGERCIFFSFEERAQQLVQHFARFGWDVGKFIDDGYLEIFGISMLTSEEMMEIIDSHKPERVVFDSMNILTAPSDFRTSSSWRGLHRLLKKNQTTAILVTEKSHGIEVKEYDDFDFLGDGVIFLDFIQTNDIDTTPMPVMAVQKMRATRLDHTPQPFRFTNNGIAKYRALNLPSKVLQDRIEKRRAERLEMSMDEE
- the phoU gene encoding phosphate signaling complex protein PhoU, with amino-acid sequence MTRDLFQQNMGTLKGYIIEMGNLSNEAILGSIQVLKTHDPELADLIYQGDEIIDDYELKVEKCTTQLIARQNPTAGDMRLIISCFKIAIDLERMSDLAVDIANVAKCMEKEHTEHLDNILKMAEICDEMLQQTIKAFETLDHELAASTALKDEEVDKLFYGTQNRLIESMMGDKALITNASHLLLVLRYLERFGDHSCNICESIVYMATGQRVNLN
- a CDS encoding serine protein kinase RIO, which translates into the protein MKKEVTSKVKRIDTEVDKSRMRRKDTDTLKVKENVFDEPTLKTLYTLSNKGIIEAIGGSISTGKEANVFLAEDAEKDIAVKIYRISSSTFNSMEDYILGDPRFRNVRHSKRDIIFAWTKKEQRNLVRAKEAGLKVPEPIVAERNILVMEFMGEEGIPYPQLKDYKMEKEAAKEAFNTIINYIDLLYNEANLVHGDLSEYNILIIPETDEPVFIDMGQSVTREHPRSIEFLIRDIENIVRYFKKYSINEDPHQLYTSIRNKEAKNEENDL
- the pstA gene encoding phosphate ABC transporter permease PstA, coding for MFSNAKTNEKIAFGLLKLATGLVVLFVLVILYYIVSNGYSALSIEFITEMPRHRMTEGGIYPAIIGTTYLIIGSIAVALPLGMLSAIYLTEYAKPGKTTWAIEMAISNLAGTPSVVFGLFGLAMFVKYLDFGPSILSASLTLALLILPVIIRASQEALLTVPKEYREASLALGVTKWETIRRVVLPAAIPGMITGAILSIGRVAGETAPILLTGAAYFLPRLPDSIYSQFMALPYHLYVLATSGTNITQTRPIQYGTALILLIIVLSVNVVAVTVRSHYRKKLKR
- the pstB gene encoding phosphate ABC transporter ATP-binding protein PstB; the protein is MPEIYDNGTEIEVKNLNLWYGDNHALHDISIDIPKNSVTAFIGPSGCGKSTFLRCLNRMNDLIPSCRIEGNVNISGEDIYTKGTDVVDLRKKVGMVFQKPNPFPMSIFDNISYGPKIHGFSKKEMPAIVENALKSGALWEEISDRLDASALDLSGGQQQRLCIARTLAVKPEVILFDEPCSALDPISTSKIEDLILELKKDYTIVIVTHNMQQAARISDYTAFFLLGDLIEFGKTNQIFENPQKKETEDYITGRFG
- a CDS encoding PstS family phosphate ABC transporter substrate-binding protein; its protein translation is MLIIAAAFIGIGCVDNGDTTTEDTAADDAATGATGSIMIKGSDTVLPLSQAEAEEFMIENPDADITVIGGGSGVGIAALVDGEVDIAMASRQIKDSEIENAEANGIYPVEQVIAWDGIAVVVNPENPVTELTFDQLKAIYNGSISNWADVGGDDLEITVITRDSSSGTYAYFKEEVLLDEEYRADALVQPATGAIVQEVGQNTGAIGYIGYAYLDDTVTALALDGGDGFVEATPENIMAGNYPLARPLHYYTDGEPTGLTKEYIGYVMSTAGQEIVSDVGYFPVN
- the eif1A gene encoding translation initiation factor eIF-1A, giving the protein MQYKKRNNVPDTGEVTRVRTPRKENNEILATVESMLGANHVKLRCMDGVVRMGRIPGSMKKKTWIREGDIVIAVPWDFQNEKADVIWKYTRPQVNWLERKGYLKG
- a CDS encoding dihydroorotase — its product is MSDILIKNTKVFVNNYLQPAEVLIEDGKISRIAKEIDVQRLNQVIDAKGSLTLPAGIDVHVHFRDPGLIEKEDWYTGSCSAAAGGITTVIDHPNTIPPTIDKKTFKDKLKIANRNSIVDFGLYGGVTGNIEKLPELWKSGATAFGEIFMAESTGALNIDEKCLDEALGVLKQLDALPCIHAEDDKIRLECEAFLKDDYAPDSHSRARPNYCEALAVEKAIKLIRKNGIKAHFCHISAMESVGLLRKERYLDSKEGIAPSITSEAAPHHLFLSTKDWDRLGSFGRMNPPLRDRRSVKMLLNSLNDGTIDVVASDHAPHTEAEKDVDIKSAPSGVPGVETLIPLMLVAVKRNLLPLGRMIDVTSKNPARIFGLDRFLKGNFAEGYDADIIIVDHSKVTEIKGDELHSKAGWTPYEGMDGIFPEYTIARGELVWDGDLIAPRGRGNFLPGRGFTSGDSE
- a CDS encoding DUF1614 domain-containing protein, with the translated sequence MRGYINSSEIRTYTAFVLILLPTAALCYKGHIALGTISSFALMIILFAMLLGSIVDIPLFTTRSKKPEQLFRYAPILEDIYSVPVVKELNIGKDRVFNTTITANLGGAIIPALATIYLLLTQPNNTALEIMLIVVVAVSLLSEMMGGIGLIIPDYIGLIALPFSLIVSPENAASVTFIAGVGGILTGNIISVLTFNKEKTGSAFISIGGAGTFKAIYLTTIVASLLSFFVH
- a CDS encoding KH domain-containing protein; the encoded protein is MTHIKVPKDRVGAIIGPKGRVKQIIEEKSTASLDIDSEEGTVEIIPGDDPVGAMKAEDVINAIARGFNPDKTFTMFDDDMLMLEVIDLSKHTGTQKELLRLKGRIIGKGGKTREITERLIGVKMSVYGKTVSVIGTPEQNQIARTAIEMLIEGANHGSVYSYLEKKRQELLQSQLDYY